The Epinephelus lanceolatus isolate andai-2023 chromosome 19, ASM4190304v1, whole genome shotgun sequence DNA segment AAATAACTACATGAAtaaaaaagatggaaaaaagaTGATCTCTCTGTTCTTACACAAAGCACAGGAAGTCTCACCTCTGTGACTCTGCCCCTCCAGAGATGACGCTGTCTGCCTCAGTTGCCAAAGAGAGCGTTGATCCTCGATGACTGCAGCTCAGATCAGCTGAAAATGACAGGAGAATTTAGAGCCAGTTGCTTAACTAAataaaaacacctgttttacTGTGTATAACAGTTAACAACCCTGTGATTCAAATGAGGGACAGAGGCTGCATAATAGGCAAGACAACAAAACGACAAATGGATCAGAATCAGCTTCTCTAAACAGACTGATGGATCCTCCTCATATGAAGTCCATAGCTGACTCCTCAGGGGTTTGTCACAAACTATTTTTACAGGCTGTGTATGTATATTGATATCACATCATGCAGAGCAGGTTAGAAGGTTCACCTCCCCTGCAGTCTGCTGCTGAGCCCTGGGCTTTGATCAACAAGGACTTCTTCAGAGAATTACCTGCGTTACACACATGAGGACGACACGAATATACACAAGTGAACTAAACCGAAAATGCAAGTGCACATGAAGCCCATCAGCATGTAGACAAAGACACCACTCTAGGCTGCTGAACAGTATCAAGACAACATGAAGCACGAGACAAAAATATACGCTGTTTAAAAAGGTCGTCTTACGTGTAGTGGATCCTTTGGAGAGGCTGTTGGACTCTTCGCGGTGCAGTGATTTAGGCCTGTTCCTGCGAGATTTAGTGCGTGGGCGAGGCTTGACCAGACCTTGCTCTTCCATCAACGCTTGCTGCTTCCTCCGCAGGTACTCCTGCTTAATTAGCTCTCGTCGcgccttctcctcctccttacgAATGCGGTCTTCTTCTGCCTTACGCCTTGAAGTTAAGAGAGGCAGAATTTAACTGCACGACAGAGAGGCAAATACTCCTACTTAGAATGAATTTGTGAGCTGGTGAAATGAAAACGTACCTGATCTCATCACGTTTGAGCTCGCTCTCCAGTTCTTGCTGCTGTTTGCGTATTCTCGCCTCTTGAGCTTTGCGTTGCTGTTTGAGCAGGAAGGCGGCACGACGTTTTGCCATTTCATCCTCTGCTTTTTCATCATCCTGGAAAATAAAGAGATCATTGAAATAGTAAATATGCTTCCCAGATGGTACTCTTGATATTCCAAAGCATAAAAAAGATTAAGGTAAGAGTTCACCTTAAAGAAGAAACCTAGCACATTCTTCTGCTCGCCCTCTGCCATGCAGTCTATAACGTCTGCGCTACCGTCCTCCTGTGGATCTTTAAGCTCTGATAGGTCCACCTCGATCAGTTGACTCTTGACCCTGGAACTGTCATCCCCACTTGCAGCCTCTCTCCGTGAGTCAGCAACTTTGTTCTCCTCTTGTTCAGAAGCCTGTGAAGGAGACGTTGGTGTAACGTCCAAGGGGCACCCAGTTCCCTCTCCACTGCTGCGTTGGTTGGAATCATCGCGGACTCTAAAGGTGGTGTTTCTCTGAATGCTTCTCTCTGGCCTGGAGCTCTCAACACTACCGCTCTCCTGGATTCCACCAGAattttctcttctctccatGGATTGTGCATTAGACTTGGCAGAAGCTGTCTTGCTGTTGTCTTTACTCTGTTTTCGCTCCGAGGTTTTGCTGCGTTGGCTGGAGCTAAGCTTAGGAGGACGGCGAGCGGGGGTTGTGTTGCTGCCACCGATGTCTACAAAGTGAACCGCAAAAGATCTGGAGTCTGAGGTAGAGGATGTTGATTGTGTTGCTGTAGTGGGGGTTGTGCTAGGGCTTGATTCTACCGGCTCTGGAGGTGAGACCACACTCTTCATCAGCAGGTCTTGCTGTAAAGACAACTGCATCATCTGCTGCTGAATGGAGCTAATAGCTACGTTGAGTAGATCTATGGAGTGGGAACACTCATTTATGTCAGGTTCTGCACCGTTATCCTGGGGCAGGGTGTTCAACCTGTTGTTTCTGTTCATCTGTCCTCCCTCTGTTTGATTTGCCTGCATCTTCAGAGCATCAAGACAGGAGTCATCCTTGCACGACTGGCTCTTCACATTACTCCTGTCAGCTGGTTCTGAGGACTCCTGGGAGTATTTCAGGGGCAGAGGAAGCGTGTCACTCCTACCCCCGCCCTTCTTAACGATGTTCAAGAATGCAGCTTTCCCTAGCTTTAGTCGCTGCCGCGCGGACATGgtctccatcttcttcttctgataCTCAATAGCCCGTCTTTGCTCTTCTAGCTGCATGTGAAGTTGCAGCAGCTCTGAAGGCACTACTGAGGGACTCACCACCATATTCTTCCCTAGCACAGAACTGGGCTCCTTCCCTGGCCAGCTCGAGCTGCAGTCACCCCTCAGCTGCCATGGTGGGCAGGGGGCCACTTCAGAGCCATCTGGCGTGGTCTTCTGAGAGCTGCTGGTACTTGAGAATCCATCCCGGAGACCGAGTTTAAGGAGCTTTCTCTCCGCAAAGCTGGTCATCTTGACACTGGTGCTTCCCGAAGCGCTGCAGCTGCTTGCCCAGGATATTGTGCTGAGGCAAGGGCTCGAGCGTCCGCTGCCGCCTTCCTTATCGTCCCGCTCACTTACCTTTGAGTCTTCTCTCAGTTTGTCTGACTcgccctctccctctccaaacTCACACACCTCTCCCTCCTCTAAGTATttcccttttcctctcctcaccatctCCCTAGTCAGCTCCATCTGATCGTCCTCCTCGTCATCTTCCTCCAGGTCTGCgatgtcagagtcagagtcttgCCCTACCTCAAGCGTAGTGGAGAAAGGACTGTGTTGGTCTGGCTCTCCTGACAAATGAAGGAAAAAGCCTGAGGACTGTTTCTTCTCAGGCTGAGAGATGCCTGCAGACCCCTCTGTGGGTGGCCTGAGAGAGCTCGGGACTGATTCTGCCACAGGTATCGGCATAAAGCCACTTCTGTTTGACTCAGGGGCTTTCCTCTGTGAGGTCAGTGGGACAGTAATGGCTGCTTTCCTAGCAGCTGCTGCTCTACAGCGACTCTCgccactctcctcctccttgttcAGGCTGATGCTCTTCTCTTTGGCTGGCTTAGGGATGGCTGGCATCAAAGGCTCCAGATAGTAGCTGTCTGCCGGGTGGTCGGGTGTAAAGGGACCCATGTCAAGGCGGGGAGAGCGACGAGTATTAGTCCCCCTTGAGGTGGAGGGTGCACTCGGGATTTCCAGCTCATCCTGCTCCATGTCACTCCCAAGCCGACGTCGAGAAAATGCAGAAGGGTGGATGACAGCAACCAGTTCCTCCTCTTCtatttcctcctcttcatcctctatGCGCATGTGACTAAGCAGGCTTTGACCACTGAGTCTGTGCTGAGGCAGTGGAGGGCCTGACCCCAGCATGTGTTTGGGGGTAAAGCTCATAATATTTGAGGCCAGGCTGTCTTTGCTGATGGAGCGAGCGAGGCTGATACTGTCTGCATCTTCCTCCATGGGACAGTGCAGAGCGTAGGCCACCGGCTGGGATAAAGGCCTGgacaggaagagagggaggaataTGATTAACATGAGCCAATATAATGACTCATGGACAACAATTGAATGCTGTATCTGTACTAGTTGATACACTGACTAGTCAGTACAGTCATTTTGAAGGTTGTAATCACGCTGCTCACCTCGGTCTCCTCTCTGGCCAGGCCAGTATTGAGCCCTGGTGCTGTCCATCACGTGTCAGAGAGTTGGACCTATTTCTCAGCTCTGTACAAAGAAAATATGACTCATCAAACATGCATATTAATTGTGGATGATTCTAATAATCTGCATATGGGGAATTCATTCTCCAGACATTCATTAGGGACAGATACAAGAACATAACTTACATTCCACCTTCAAAAAACAATCAGGCTGTTCTTCCTGCTCTCTATCCTCCTTTTCCTATTTCTCTGTTTGAACAACTCTGTTTGTGACCTGAGGCAGCAATCTGCACCGCAGCCTGAGTAAATATTGTTTCATATTACCTGAAGTGCTCTCCTCAGCCACtttctgttgtctctgtctcagGGGCAGTAAAGAGTGAGACGGGCTTAATGAGCTTGGTTTAGCGCTGTAAGGGAAAGACAAAGAAGTTTGGGTTTTACAGTGGAATCTGAAACGTCTAAATGATGTTGCTTCTCTGTAATGTGTTTCTCTGATAGTGTGGATCCAAAATAACACTAATGTAGTGTTACTTcacaatttaaatatttaaggAGATGCTACACTGTGCAAAGTGCAGAGGCATTTATAACATTACAGTTACAAGTGCTGCGGTAATGTAATGAAGGAATGGCCAGAAGAAACTGGATCTAAAATTACCTGAATACTTCTTCAGATTTAAATGTTTGTCACACAGAAAGGTTGTTTATATTTGTGACTTTTACCATATTAATTAGTGTATGAGTAGTAAAATGTATTATGTAAGTCCCTTAAATGAGTACTTAGTGAAcacctttaacaacagcaaaactatattaaaaacattcatttacaaactctcgcTGAggtcgtgcagtataatcccgGTCTCATTTACCCACTCGGaggctcagtacttcccaaacagacagacctttttaacagtaaattgaACAAAAAATGAAACTTACCTATGCTCTCTCCAAAACTACTGATATGCAAATGGTtatttgggggtgaagtattcctttaagtttccTGTGTTCTGAGTTTTACATTACAAGCATACAAATGTGCAAATAGACAAAgtcaataaaaagaataaaacaaggTGTAAGGCTTGAGGCCTTTCTCAGAACTGATATGAAGGGGAAGAAAAAGTACAGTACATGAATCAGTAAACCTGTGCCTTATAAGTAAAGCTGACTGTGTGTGGTGTTACAAATGTAGTTACTGGAAAATACCTGAAGTCGGGGCTTGGGGGCATGGCCAACACATCAGCTGAGTTTGATGATGCCAGTAAACCATGTTTACTGACGTTGGAGATGGAAATATGGGATCGTGAACTCTTAGGCTGCAGCAGCAATCTCACTACAAAGAGGATATAAAGTATTAGAAGAAATCCTATAACATAGTATGCCATTACTTAAAAGAGCCAATGGCGCCTTCATAAATAACAAGCAAATATATAGAGAGTGTTATACCGTCTCTGATTTCATGAAGGTCCCTCGGCTGCACAAAGTCTGGCTTCACAGTCTCAAACCACCAGAAGAGCTCAGCAATGAAGACCATTACATTTTTCTGGAAGACACAATGGTCAAGTTCAAGGTCAACAGGAAGCAATGACactgttgttgaaggaaagtaTCTTCTGGGTGTGAGGTGTTTTGGGGCTTACCTTTAGTACTGGTGGAGAATACAACAAGTCCTCTGGCTTCAGATAGAAGCATTTGTTCAGGTACTCATTAGAGAACTCCTGTAGTAGCTGAATGTTGTACACACTGTCAGCTATGGAGGGGACCTCCTTCAGACAGATATCTGCACAGAACAGGACAACAAATGGTCAATACTCTCAGGctaaggcctagtccacacggacACAGGTATATTTGGAAACAGGTATTTTCCGTTCTTCATTATAAAAACCAATTAAAGCACTGTCAAGAGCATGTCAAATCAAGGGGTGCCGATATAACCGGAACCCTAAAGCCACGCAAAGAAGAATAAGAAGATGTTGGCCAATCAAAAGCCTGAAAAACAGCTACCGAAAGGCTATTTAAAGCAGTGACCTCCGTAGCGCACTCTGACGCCTGTTTCTCAATATAGTGATCGAGTAATTgcaaatgtatgtatatttacGTGGTATTGATCTCGAACCCTCTGCAAGTCCGCAAataatttccaaaaatgtcaaactattctttTAAGGATCATATAACCTAAGGCAAAGGAGCAGTAGACCATGGCTCAGACGTATCTTATAAATATCTTCAGTGCATCTAGCAGTCCAGCGTTACTGCGTCTTACCTTCCAGTCTAATGAGTTCTGGGCAGTAGAAGTGGAGAACAGCCAGCAGAGCCGTGCCGTCACACACATCCTTTAACAGGTCCTCCAACAAAGGGAAGTGCTGAAGTGTCCGACCTGACAGGTGATCTCTTCTGTAACGAACCTACATGGCAAGAGAGGGCACAGGTTGAAGAACATACATATATCTAATCAGAACATGCTCACttgtcacaaacaaacacatttctcaTTCTGTAAATTATTCTTTGGCGCCCTTGAAGACATAAACTGCAGAGTGGGTGTCTGTTACTAGCATCTACCATTTGGTGACCTTTAAACCTTGTATCAGATTAGGTCAGGTGAAGCTTTGCAAAATCTTTTACGGGAGCATCTTTCATCTAACCTTCAATGTTGTACAATAATGTGTGCCTGCCTCCACTCAAACAAACTGGCAACTTTCAGGTATAATAATGTGACTAAGACTAAGGTGGGTATAGCAGTTGGTGCATGTGATGAatgttaaaaaagagaaaaacaataaagttaaagatgaaCTAAAGAAAAGGGTGAATGGTGGGTACATTACCACGCGAGAGAACTCCACAGGCTCCAATAAATAGCTGGTCAGAGCATGCAATAAATCAGGCTGGTGGGGGAAGAAAAAATGATTGGGAGGAAGTTAATGAAATTAAACACGCCATGACTGGATGAGTGCACTCCAGACAGGTTCACTTCATCTTTGCtggatgaaaacaaaatacaacaagcAGAAAGAACCAGTGGTGTGAGGATGTTTTGGGGGAAGGAAGGTGATGACTGTGAAAGCTCAGCTGAAGGGATTGCTAACGGATTACATGCAAAGTAAAAGCAAATAGCAGGGAAAAGGAGTGCTAAGATTGCAGTTTCTTCCTTTGCCACCGAGGGGCACTGTGGCATCTTTTTTGCTGTGTCTTTCATTAACTATTAATTGTTGGTTCTGCTTATTCCTGTAATGTAATATCCCACACTGATTCACACACATCTCATACAtatgtacactcacacaggaGACGCTTGCAGTTGCACTTACAGGTACAAGCTTCCAGTACCACTTGGAGGGAGACTAGTATCCAAGAGgcaggaagggaggaaggaaagtTTGGGGAGACACAAACAGGAAGAGCAGCAGACAAGTCAAGGGTCATATACAGTGACAAGAAATCAGATTATCCCGTTACCACGGAGACAGATCTGATCTTAAAGACATCTGGAAAGGGTTAGGCAGAAATTAGGAAAATGACTAGAGGTCTTTGCGTATAATTAAAAGTTCAATGACAAGGCTACCATTACATGTTGTCCCATTATTTCTCACTAATGCAACCCTATTACAGAAGCAGCCCAACGAGACACTGTGCTGACACTTGTCTTTTAATGATACGCCTTTTCTGACAGATTGATAGGAACCGAGGCGAGTCAACAAACTGCAGGGGTTCTCAAACTGTGAAGCATGTCCCCCCCCAGAGAGGCGTGGGAGAATTAAAGGGAAGGCGCAGAGTCAGTCAAAtatgaacacacagacatgacaaTTAGCTTGACTAACACTTCCCAGGGATATCATTATCTCCAGTCTCCatcacaaataaacatccaGAAATCCGCCTTAGAAATTATAGACAAAAGATGCTCCCTGTGGCTCCAGAACTTGCCTGAGAATCATATTTATAAGTTTTCTTCAGTATCAAAGTAATCCAGTGATAGTTATCTGTACATCTGTGGGTACACTGCAAGCAGGAACTGCTAATAGCTAATTAAGCATACTTTTAATGATAGCAATTTGGCCAAAAAAGTAGGGCTCAAGCTGTAGCCCATAGGTGACTTCACTAATTCTGAAATTTTACTTCCCGTATACATCCCCAGAGCCCAGAAATTATGGGAACTGCAGTTCCAAAACAACAGTTTAGTACAGAGAAACTGCATTAATATCAACTTTTTTATGTTGCATCATCAATATATTTCTTCCATTCTCCTCTACCCAGAACAATACTTGCCCCTTTAATGAAATCCTGTGGATATTAAGCCTGGGGTGGTGTTCTTGGAGGGTTATCTCAATTTTGTCTGTGGGTTGGGGAGTGGGGTTCCTTTGAAGCAGTGATCAGAAGGTGAAGTGAGGTGGTCATCAGATCACAATGCAAGCAAGATCCAATGACTAAACCTTACCACCTGACAGTTATTGCACCCAGTGAGGAAAGGATGCGTGTGTGAAATCCCAGCCAGACAGACAATtaacaaaggcaacaaaatcACTAAAGAACGACACTAAAGAGAGgaagcttttttttctaaagcagTGAGAGGGAGTGACAAAGTGGCAGACAAAGCGAGTGTGAGACAAGGGAgtaaaacaaagagacacacaagcTGTTACCTTCTGGTGACTGGGAGACTCCAGAAAGTGTTGCTTTATTTTCAGCTCTTTTTCCATGATCTCCCTCATCTTTGTGTTCACCTGTCGTGACAAAGACACCGTAGGTCAACACAGATAGAAGAACGCACACATGTCAAACATTACCACTCATGTCTGGTTCTTACCTTGTTGATCCAAAAGACCATGGCGTCTTCCAGGTCAAAAGGCAGCTCCTTGGAGGCACTGAAGTTGGAAAAGCGCTTGACACTTGACACCACCTTCTCTATGCTGATCATCTCCAGTATGTAGGCCATCATCAGGGCATCAATGAGGTGGATGTGGGAGCTCTGGGAGAACACAGACTTTGCTGATAATATTGCACACAGTTATTGTACTGCATTATAAATggtagtgcatgtgtgtgcttttcTGTTGAAGCTGATTTCATAATCCCAAAAGGTAAGAGATGCTCCATCACTGagttgccatggaaacaagGCAGAACTTCCTGACTGAAACATACAGAGTTCTAGAGGCAAAATCCTTCTCAGCCTACACGTGAGGCAACCACAACTGTATGTCATTATTTCATGACTCACTTTTTTATTGGTACATGAAGGACAGGGGTGAGCTAAAGctgaaaaagtgtgtgtgttgttggaaGCCTGGCACATGGATTTCTTTTTACCTTAAAAGGTAGTTTCATTCCACATTTCAGCTTGGGGCTG contains these protein-coding regions:
- the camsap1a gene encoding calmodulin-regulated spectrin-associated protein 1a isoform X5 → MDVEVSAGRDSTWRRAAAAAAAADDAGGGGMEAQVVPLELYDSARAKIDANLRWLFAKAYGIDHIPADLRDPFYTDQYEQEHIKPPIIHLLLSGELYCRVCGLILHAEQAASLQSHQSVIQALSRKGIYVLETDNTPVSDLDLSSTPIKMSSHIHLIDALMMAYILEMISIEKVVSSVKRFSNFSASKELPFDLEDAMVFWINKVNTKMREIMEKELKIKQHFLESPSHQKSPSKWYWKLVPVSATASVSCVRYRRDHLSGRTLQHFPLLEDLLKDVCDGTALLAVLHFYCPELIRLEDICLKEVPSIADSVYNIQLLQEFSNEYLNKCFYLKPEDLLYSPPVLKKNVMVFIAELFWWFETVKPDFVQPRDLHEIRDVRLLLQPKSSRSHISISNVSKHGLLASSNSADVLAMPPSPDFSAKPSSLSPSHSLLPLRQRQQKVAEESTSELRNRSNSLTRDGQHQGSILAWPERRPRPLSQPVAYALHCPMEEDADSISLARSISKDSLASNIMSFTPKHMLGSGPPLPQHRLSGQSLLSHMRIEDEEEEIEEEELVAVIHPSAFSRRRLGSDMEQDELEIPSAPSTSRGTNTRRSPRLDMGPFTPDHPADSYYLEPLMPAIPKPAKEKSISLNKEEESGESRCRAAAARKAAITVPLTSQRKAPESNRSGFMPIPVAESVPSSLRPPTEGSAGISQPEKKQSSGFFLHLSGEPDQHSPFSTTLEVGQDSDSDIADLEEDDEEDDQMELTREMVRRGKGKYLEEGEVCEFGEGEGESDKLREDSKVSERDDKEGGSGRSSPCLSTISWASSCSASGSTSVKMTSFAERKLLKLGLRDGFSSTSSSQKTTPDGSEVAPCPPWQLRGDCSSSWPGKEPSSVLGKNMVVSPSVVPSELLQLHMQLEEQRRAIEYQKKKMETMSARQRLKLGKAAFLNIVKKGGGRSDTLPLPLKYSQESSEPADRSNVKSQSCKDDSCLDALKMQANQTEGGQMNRNNRLNTLPQDNGAEPDINECSHSIDLLNVAISSIQQQMMQLSLQQDLLMKSVVSPPEPVESSPSTTPTTATQSTSSTSDSRSFAVHFVDIGGSNTTPARRPPKLSSSQRSKTSERKQSKDNSKTASAKSNAQSMERRENSGGIQESGSVESSRPERSIQRNTTFRVRDDSNQRSSGEGTGCPLDVTPTSPSQASEQEENKVADSRREAASGDDSSRVKSQLIEVDLSELKDPQEDGSADVIDCMAEGEQKNVLGFFFKDDEKAEDEMAKRRAAFLLKQQRKAQEARIRKQQQELESELKRDEIRRKAEEDRIRKEEEKARRELIKQEYLRRKQQALMEEQGLVKPRPRTKSRRNRPKSLHREESNSLSKGSTTPDLSCSHRGSTLSLATEADSVISGGAESQRAGSVCSMESFPMLSRASSRNMERDWENGSIASSITSTEYSGPKLFKEPSSKSNKPIIINAIAHCCLAGKVNETQKNVILEELEKCESNHLIILFRDGGCQFRAIYSYSPDTEEIVKFTGTGPRSIGRKMIDKLYKYSSDRKQFNVIPAKSVSVSVDALTIHNHLWQVKRPGSARRK
- the camsap1a gene encoding calmodulin-regulated spectrin-associated protein 1a isoform X1; amino-acid sequence: MDVEVSAGRDSTWRRAAAAAAAADDAGGGGMEAQVVPLELYDSARAKIDANLRWLFAKAYGIDHIPADLRDPFYTDQYEQEHIKPPIIHLLLSGELYCRVCGLILHAEQAASLQSHQSVIQALSRKGIYVLETDNTPVSDLDLSSTPIKMSSHIHLIDALMMAYILEMISIEKVVSSVKRFSNFSASKELPFDLEDAMVFWINKVNTKMREIMEKELKIKQHFLESPSHQKSPSKWYWKLVPVSATASVSCVRYRRDHLSGRTLQHFPLLEDLLKDVCDGTALLAVLHFYCPELIRLEDICLKEVPSIADSVYNIQLLQEFSNEYLNKCFYLKPEDLLYSPPVLKKNVMVFIAELFWWFETVKPDFVQPRDLHEIRDVRLLLQPKSSRSHISISNVSKHGLLASSNSADVLAMPPSPDFSAKPSSLSPSHSLLPLRQRQQKVAEESTSELRNRSNSLTRDGQHQGSILAWPERRPRPLSQPVAYALHCPMEEDADSISLARSISKDSLASNIMSFTPKHMLGSGPPLPQHRLSGQSLLSHMRIEDEEEEIEEEELVAVIHPSAFSRRRLGSDMEQDELEIPSAPSTSRGTNTRRSPRLDMGPFTPDHPADSYYLEPLMPAIPKPAKEKSISLNKEEESGESRCRAAAARKAAITVPLTSQRKAPESNRSGFMPIPVAESVPSSLRPPTEGSAGISQPEKKQSSGFFLHLSGEPDQHSPFSTTLEVGQDSDSDIADLEEDDEEDDQMELTREMVRRGKGKYLEEGEVCEFGEGEGESDKLREDSKVSERDDKEGGSGRSSPCLSTISWASSCSASGSTSVKMTSFAERKLLKLGLRDGFSSTSSSQKTTPDGSEVAPCPPWQLRGDCSSSWPGKEPSSVLGKNMVVSPSVVPSELLQLHMQLEEQRRAIEYQKKKMETMSARQRLKLGKAAFLNIVKKGGGRSDTLPLPLKYSQESSEPADRSNVKSQSCKDDSCLDALKMQANQTEGGQMNRNNRLNTLPQDNGAEPDINECSHSIDLLNVAISSIQQQMMQLSLQQDLLMKSVVSPPEPVESSPSTTPTTATQSTSSTSDSRSFAVHFVDIGGSNTTPARRPPKLSSSQRSKTSERKQSKDNSKTASAKSNAQSMERRENSGGIQESGSVESSRPERSIQRNTTFRVRDDSNQRSSGEGTGCPLDVTPTSPSQASEQEENKVADSRREAASGDDSSRVKSQLIEVDLSELKDPQEDGSADVIDCMAEGEQKNVLGFFFKDDEKAEDEMAKRRAAFLLKQQRKAQEARIRKQQQELESELKRDEIRRKAEEDRIRKEEEKARRELIKQEYLRRKQQALMEEQGLVKPRPRTKSRRNRPKSLHREESNSLSKGSTTRNSLKKSLLIKAQGSAADCRGADLSCSHRGSTLSLATEADSVISGGAESQRAGSVCSMESFPMLSRASSRNMERDWENGSIASSITSTEYSGPKLFKEPSSKSNKPIIINAIAHCCLAGKVNETQKNVILEELEKCESNHLIILFRDGGCQFRAIYSYSPDTEEIVKFTGTGPRSIGRKMIDKLYKYSSDRKQFNVIPAKSVSVSVDALTIHNHLWQVKRPGSARRK
- the camsap1a gene encoding calmodulin-regulated spectrin-associated protein 1a isoform X4 gives rise to the protein MDVEVSAGRDSTWRRAAAAAAAADDAGGGGMEAQVVPLELYDSARAKIDANLRWLFAKAYGIDHIPADLRDPFYTDQYEQEHIKPPIIHLLLSGELYCRVCGLILHAEQAASLQSHQSVIQALSRKGIYVLETDNTPVSDLDLSSTPIKMSSHIHLIDALMMAYILEMISIEKVVSSVKRFSNFSASKELPFDLEDAMVFWINKVNTKMREIMEKELKIKQHFLESPSHQKVRYRRDHLSGRTLQHFPLLEDLLKDVCDGTALLAVLHFYCPELIRLEDICLKEVPSIADSVYNIQLLQEFSNEYLNKCFYLKPEDLLYSPPVLKKNVMVFIAELFWWFETVKPDFVQPRDLHEIRDVRLLLQPKSSRSHISISNVSKHGLLASSNSADVLAMPPSPDFSAKPSSLSPSHSLLPLRQRQQKVAEESTSELRNRSNSLTRDGQHQGSILAWPERRPRPLSQPVAYALHCPMEEDADSISLARSISKDSLASNIMSFTPKHMLGSGPPLPQHRLSGQSLLSHMRIEDEEEEIEEEELVAVIHPSAFSRRRLGSDMEQDELEIPSAPSTSRGTNTRRSPRLDMGPFTPDHPADSYYLEPLMPAIPKPAKEKSISLNKEEESGESRCRAAAARKAAITVPLTSQRKAPESNRSGFMPIPVAESVPSSLRPPTEGSAGISQPEKKQSSGFFLHLSGEPDQHSPFSTTLEVGQDSDSDIADLEEDDEEDDQMELTREMVRRGKGKYLEEGEVCEFGEGEGESDKLREDSKVSERDDKEGGSGRSSPCLSTISWASSCSASGSTSVKMTSFAERKLLKLGLRDGFSSTSSSQKTTPDGSEVAPCPPWQLRGDCSSSWPGKEPSSVLGKNMVVSPSVVPSELLQLHMQLEEQRRAIEYQKKKMETMSARQRLKLGKAAFLNIVKKGGGRSDTLPLPLKYSQESSEPADRSNVKSQSCKDDSCLDALKMQANQTEGGQMNRNNRLNTLPQDNGAEPDINECSHSIDLLNVAISSIQQQMMQLSLQQDLLMKSVVSPPEPVESSPSTTPTTATQSTSSTSDSRSFAVHFVDIGGSNTTPARRPPKLSSSQRSKTSERKQSKDNSKTASAKSNAQSMERRENSGGIQESGSVESSRPERSIQRNTTFRVRDDSNQRSSGEGTGCPLDVTPTSPSQASEQEENKVADSRREAASGDDSSRVKSQLIEVDLSELKDPQEDGSADVIDCMAEGEQKNVLGFFFKDDEKAEDEMAKRRAAFLLKQQRKAQEARIRKQQQELESELKRDEIRRKAEEDRIRKEEEKARRELIKQEYLRRKQQALMEEQGLVKPRPRTKSRRNRPKSLHREESNSLSKGSTTRNSLKKSLLIKAQGSAADCRGADLSCSHRGSTLSLATEADSVISGGAESQRAGSVCSMESFPMLSRASSRNMERDWENGSIASSITSTEYSGPKLFKEPSSKSNKPIIINAIAHCCLAGKVNETQKNVILEELEKCESNHLIILFRDGGCQFRAIYSYSPDTEEIVKFTGTGPRSIGRKMIDKLYKYSSDRKQFNVIPAKSVSVSVDALTIHNHLWQVKRPGSARRK
- the camsap1a gene encoding calmodulin-regulated spectrin-associated protein 1a isoform X2, with translation MDVEVSAGRDSTWRRAAAAAAAADDAGGGGMEAQVVPLELYDSARAKIDANLRWLFAKAYGIDHIPADLRDPFYTDQYEQEHIKPPIIHLLLSGELYCRVCGLILHAEQAASLQSHQSVIQALSRKGIYVLETDNTPVSDLDLSSTPIKMSSHIHLIDALMMAYILEMISIEKVVSSVKRFSNFSASKELPFDLEDAMVFWINKVNTKMREIMEKELKIKQHFLESPSHQKPDLLHALTSYLLEPVEFSRVVRYRRDHLSGRTLQHFPLLEDLLKDVCDGTALLAVLHFYCPELIRLEDICLKEVPSIADSVYNIQLLQEFSNEYLNKCFYLKPEDLLYSPPVLKKNVMVFIAELFWWFETVKPDFVQPRDLHEIRDVRLLLQPKSSRSHISISNVSKHGLLASSNSADVLAMPPSPDFSAKPSSLSPSHSLLPLRQRQQKVAEESTSELRNRSNSLTRDGQHQGSILAWPERRPRPLSQPVAYALHCPMEEDADSISLARSISKDSLASNIMSFTPKHMLGSGPPLPQHRLSGQSLLSHMRIEDEEEEIEEEELVAVIHPSAFSRRRLGSDMEQDELEIPSAPSTSRGTNTRRSPRLDMGPFTPDHPADSYYLEPLMPAIPKPAKEKSISLNKEEESGESRCRAAAARKAAITVPLTSQRKAPESNRSGFMPIPVAESVPSSLRPPTEGSAGISQPEKKQSSGFFLHLSGEPDQHSPFSTTLEVGQDSDSDIADLEEDDEEDDQMELTREMVRRGKGKYLEEGEVCEFGEGEGESDKLREDSKVSERDDKEGGSGRSSPCLSTISWASSCSASGSTSVKMTSFAERKLLKLGLRDGFSSTSSSQKTTPDGSEVAPCPPWQLRGDCSSSWPGKEPSSVLGKNMVVSPSVVPSELLQLHMQLEEQRRAIEYQKKKMETMSARQRLKLGKAAFLNIVKKGGGRSDTLPLPLKYSQESSEPADRSNVKSQSCKDDSCLDALKMQANQTEGGQMNRNNRLNTLPQDNGAEPDINECSHSIDLLNVAISSIQQQMMQLSLQQDLLMKSVVSPPEPVESSPSTTPTTATQSTSSTSDSRSFAVHFVDIGGSNTTPARRPPKLSSSQRSKTSERKQSKDNSKTASAKSNAQSMERRENSGGIQESGSVESSRPERSIQRNTTFRVRDDSNQRSSGEGTGCPLDVTPTSPSQASEQEENKVADSRREAASGDDSSRVKSQLIEVDLSELKDPQEDGSADVIDCMAEGEQKNVLGFFFKDDEKAEDEMAKRRAAFLLKQQRKAQEARIRKQQQELESELKRDEIRRKAEEDRIRKEEEKARRELIKQEYLRRKQQALMEEQGLVKPRPRTKSRRNRPKSLHREESNSLSKGSTTRNSLKKSLLIKAQGSAADCRGADLSCSHRGSTLSLATEADSVISGGAESQRAGSVCSMESFPMLSRASSRNMERDWENGSIASSITSTEYSGPKLFKEPSSKSNKPIIINAIAHCCLAGKVNETQKNVILEELEKCESNHLIILFRDGGCQFRAIYSYSPDTEEIVKFTGTGPRSIGRKMIDKLYKYSSDRKQFNVIPAKSVSVSVDALTIHNHLWQVKRPGSARRK